From a region of the Coprococcus comes ATCC 27758 genome:
- the mobT gene encoding MobT family relaxase — translation MVLNEEQWIKELREKRVVYGISQGRLAVASGITREYLNKIESGKMKPSKELLETLHKELARFNPEAPLTMLFDYVKIRFPTLDIQHIIKDILKLNINYMLHEDYGHYSYTEHYSLGDIFIYTSADEEKGVLLELKGRGCRQFESYLLAQQRSWYDFLMDALVDGGVMKRIDLAINDHTGILDIPELAEKCRKREYIGKSRSYRFYQSGELIKHREDDREYMGRTLYLGSLKSDVYFCIYEKDYEQYVKLGTPLEEADIINRFEIRLRNERAYYAVRDLLTYYDAEQTAFSIINQYVRFVDEEPDKRKNDWKLNDRWAWFIGDNRQSLKLTTKPEPYTLDRTLRWVQRQVAPTLKMLKKIDKGNGTDYMETIEQQAKLTEKHEMIIKQQTTPAKDLVES, via the coding sequence ATGGTTCTGAATGAAGAACAATGGATAAAAGAATTACGGGAGAAACGGGTTGTTTACGGTATCTCGCAAGGCAGGCTGGCGGTGGCTTCTGGTATCACAAGGGAATATCTCAACAAGATAGAAAGCGGAAAAATGAAGCCGTCAAAGGAACTTCTGGAAACTTTGCATAAAGAACTGGCAAGGTTCAATCCAGAAGCACCGCTTACTATGCTGTTTGATTATGTGAAAATTCGTTTTCCCACGCTGGATATACAGCACATCATCAAAGACATATTAAAACTGAATATCAATTATATGCTCCATGAAGATTACGGACATTACAGCTATACGGAGCATTATTCTTTAGGGGACATCTTTATCTATACGTCGGCTGACGAAGAAAAAGGTGTCCTTTTAGAGTTAAAGGGGCGTGGTTGCAGGCAGTTTGAAAGTTACCTGCTGGCACAACAAAGAAGCTGGTATGACTTTCTCATGGACGCACTCGTAGACGGTGGTGTGATGAAGCGTATCGACCTAGCTATCAACGATCATACGGGCATTTTGGATATTCCAGAGCTTGCGGAAAAATGCAGGAAACGGGAATATATCGGAAAGTCCAGAAGCTATAGGTTTTATCAGTCTGGCGAGCTTATCAAGCACAGAGAGGACGACAGAGAATATATGGGACGTACCCTTTATCTTGGTTCGCTGAAATCAGATGTGTATTTCTGTATCTATGAAAAAGACTATGAACAGTACGTCAAGCTGGGGACGCCACTTGAAGAAGCCGACATTATCAACCGTTTTGAGATACGACTTCGGAATGAACGAGCTTATTATGCAGTACGAGATTTGCTGACGTATTATGACGCAGAGCAGACTGCCTTTTCTATCATCAACCAGTATGTGAGGTTTGTTGATGAAGAACCAGACAAGCGAAAAAATGACTGGAAACTCAATGACCGCTGGGCTTGGTTTATCGGCGATAACAGACAGAGCTTGAAGCTGACGACAAAGCCAGAGCCTTACACCTTAGACCGTACATTGCGGTGGGTACAACGGCAGGTAGCACCGACCTTGAAAATGCTGAAAAAGATTGATAAAGGAAACGGTACAGACTACATGGAAACAATCGAACAGCAGGCAAAGCTCACAGAAAAGCATGAAATGATAATCAAACAGCAGACGACCCCTGCAAAAGATTTGGTGGAAAGTTAG
- a CDS encoding SrtB-anchored collagen-binding adhesin: protein MKKMLKRLCTGFLALATVVTALPTTPVHAESKQYWTESKQRVGIVEKVMNDGSIGSTFNEGHLTVEGEDAYCIDINTDFKNGYKTRADASTRMSADQISDVALSLEYIKQYGEAHKELNYKQVYLLEQCVVWQRLSVHLGWQCDNVRASYNEIPKATQDEVFSGARAFVKENKGRYECGGYIYSGEGQELGQFWAKLNVGNAKLQKTSSNTSITDGNGNYSIAGATYGVFADKDCTKQLATLTTDENGNTDVVEVKADTVYIKELSAPAGYKVDKTVYSLKVEAGKTATLKVSDTPKVTDTLIELFKIDMETQKDNPQGSASLAGAEFTWKYYAGFYNKDNLPAEATRTWVTKTIAETDSDGTTHYITKLADAYKVSGDSFYMQDGKAVLPLGTLTVEETKAPNGYLLEGAYMQAGDKSEQIKGLYVTQITEDGDLAVLSGSNQFSVSDKVIRGGVKIQKRDLETGDTKPQGSATLKDTVFDIISLNDNSVLVEGKLYKKNEVVKTIRTDIEGIASTSSDLLPYGKFRIVESEAPDGYLTDGAKPIDFTITENGKIVDLTDEAHSIYNQIKRGDIEGVKIGAGTHKRLADVPFRITSKTTGENHVVVTDDNGQFSTSADWASHKHNTNAGKTSEDGVWFGTSEPDDSKGALPYDTYIIEELRSDSNKGFELIPPFEIVVSRNNLVIDLGTLTDEYEKEISIHTTATSKDGEKTILAGKEITIVDTVKLDGLTKGTKYQLKGWQMLKEKNTELIINGKRVENDYTFVANDEEMKVEISYTFNASALGGKNLVTFEELYDFSNPDEPVKVAEHKDIEDDGQTVLITERIIKIHTTATGKDGNKELEAGKDVTIIDTVTLEGLEVGTKYQLKGWQMLKEENAELLINGKRVESDYTFTADSEAMKVEVAFTFDATSLDGKQLVTFEELYDLSNPDEPKKVTEHKDIEDKGQTITFKEKPEEPEKPETPPTPEKPNRPSDSPKTGDSTNVMAFVVMLLASVGGLAGTYLYKRRKMKKS, encoded by the coding sequence ATGAAAAAGATGTTAAAACGATTGTGTACGGGCTTCTTAGCTCTTGCAACTGTCGTTACTGCTTTGCCGACTACACCCGTTCATGCAGAAAGTAAGCAATACTGGACGGAGTCAAAACAGCGTGTCGGTATCGTTGAAAAAGTAATGAATGACGGTTCGATTGGTTCTACCTTTAATGAGGGACATTTGACCGTTGAGGGCGAGGACGCTTACTGTATCGACATTAACACAGACTTTAAGAATGGCTACAAGACCAGAGCTGACGCAAGCACCCGTATGAGTGCCGACCAGATTTCAGATGTGGCGTTATCCTTAGAATATATCAAACAGTATGGCGAAGCTCACAAGGAACTGAACTACAAGCAAGTTTATCTGTTGGAACAATGCGTTGTCTGGCAAAGATTGAGCGTACATCTTGGCTGGCAATGCGATAACGTGCGAGCTTCTTATAATGAAATTCCAAAAGCTACGCAGGACGAAGTTTTCTCTGGTGCAAGAGCCTTTGTCAAAGAGAATAAAGGACGCTATGAATGTGGCGGTTATATCTACTCTGGCGAGGGGCAGGAATTGGGACAATTCTGGGCGAAACTCAATGTTGGAAATGCGAAACTTCAAAAGACTTCCAGTAATACCAGCATTACAGACGGTAACGGGAATTACTCTATCGCTGGTGCGACATACGGTGTCTTTGCTGATAAGGACTGCACGAAACAGCTTGCCACCCTTACGACTGATGAAAACGGAAATACAGATGTCGTAGAGGTAAAGGCTGACACAGTCTATATCAAGGAATTATCCGCACCAGCAGGATATAAAGTGGATAAAACTGTATATTCCTTAAAGGTTGAAGCTGGAAAGACAGCAACATTGAAAGTATCTGATACGCCAAAAGTAACGGACACTTTGATTGAGCTTTTCAAGATTGATATGGAAACACAGAAAGACAATCCGCAAGGGAGCGCTTCTTTAGCAGGTGCGGAATTTACATGGAAGTATTATGCAGGCTTCTATAATAAAGACAATCTCCCTGCCGAAGCTACTCGTACATGGGTTACAAAGACAATCGCTGAAACAGACAGCGACGGGACAACTCACTACATCACAAAATTAGCGGACGCATACAAGGTATCTGGAGATAGCTTCTATATGCAGGACGGCAAGGCGGTTCTTCCACTTGGAACGCTAACCGTTGAGGAAACGAAAGCTCCAAACGGCTACTTGTTAGAGGGTGCATATATGCAGGCTGGCGATAAGTCCGAACAGATTAAGGGCTTATATGTAACACAGATTACCGAGGACGGCGACCTTGCCGTATTATCTGGAAGTAACCAGTTTTCCGTATCAGACAAGGTTATCCGTGGCGGTGTCAAAATTCAGAAACGAGATTTAGAAACGGGCGATACAAAGCCACAAGGAAGTGCCACTCTGAAAGATACTGTCTTTGACATCATTTCCTTAAATGATAATTCTGTTTTGGTTGAGGGCAAGCTATATAAGAAAAATGAAGTCGTAAAAACTATTCGTACAGATATTGAGGGTATCGCTTCTACTTCTTCTGACCTCTTACCTTATGGAAAATTCCGTATTGTTGAGAGTGAAGCTCCCGACGGTTACTTAACTGACGGTGCAAAGCCGATTGATTTTACAATCACAGAAAATGGAAAAATCGTGGACTTAACCGACGAAGCTCATTCTATCTACAATCAGATTAAGCGTGGAGATATTGAGGGTGTAAAAATCGGTGCAGGCACACATAAGCGTCTTGCTGATGTTCCTTTTAGGATCACAAGCAAGACAACGGGCGAAAATCATGTTGTGGTAACTGATGATAACGGGCAGTTTTCCACTTCTGCTGACTGGGCTTCTCATAAGCACAATACAAACGCAGGCAAGACCAGTGAGGACGGTGTGTGGTTTGGGACTTCTGAACCAGACGACAGCAAGGGGGCATTACCTTATGATACCTATATCATTGAAGAATTACGCTCTGATAGTAACAAAGGCTTTGAACTTATCCCACCATTTGAAATCGTAGTATCAAGAAACAATCTTGTGATTGATTTAGGGACTTTGACTGATGAATACGAGAAAGAAATCTCTATCCATACCACAGCAACCAGCAAGGACGGCGAAAAGACTATCCTTGCAGGAAAAGAGATTACGATTGTTGATACTGTAAAATTGGACGGACTTACAAAAGGCACAAAGTACCAGCTCAAAGGCTGGCAGATGTTAAAAGAAAAAAATACAGAGCTTATCATTAACGGAAAGCGTGTGGAAAATGATTATACCTTTGTCGCTAATGACGAAGAAATGAAAGTGGAAATTTCCTATACATTCAATGCGTCTGCTTTAGGTGGCAAGAACCTTGTTACCTTTGAAGAATTGTATGATTTCAGCAATCCAGACGAACCCGTAAAAGTTGCAGAACACAAAGACATTGAGGACGACGGGCAGACCGTACTTATCACAGAGCGTATCATCAAAATTCATACGACTGCTACCGGTAAGGACGGCAATAAAGAACTTGAAGCAGGAAAAGACGTTACAATCATTGATACCGTAACCTTAGAGGGCTTAGAAGTCGGCACAAAATATCAGTTAAAGGGCTGGCAGATGTTGAAAGAAGAAAATGCAGAGCTTCTTATCAATGGAAAGCGTGTGGAAAGTGATTATACGTTTACCGCTGACAGCGAAGCTATGAAAGTGGAAGTTGCCTTTACCTTTGACGCTACTTCCCTTGACGGCAAACAGCTTGTAACTTTTGAGGAATTATACGATTTAAGCAATCCAGACGAGCCGAAGAAAGTTACCGAGCATAAGGATATTGAGGATAAGGGACAGACGATTACCTTTAAGGAAAAGCCAGAAGAACCAGAGAAACCCGAAACACCACCGACACCAGAAAAGCCTAACAGACCTAGCGACAGTCCCAAAACGGGCGACAGTACAAATGTAATGGCATTTGTCGTGATGTTGCTTGCGTCTGTTGGTGGACTGGCTGGAACATATCTTTACAAACGCCGTAAAATGAAGAAATCATAA
- a CDS encoding YdcP family protein — translation MEMKYVVPDMAQSFGTLEFAGESEPVFERDKNNRRVLVRRSYNLYSDVQKGENVVVEIPVQAGEKKFKYEQKVKLVNPKLYGRGYAIGDMGHTDYVLVADDIVAVEEK, via the coding sequence ATGGAAATGAAATATGTTGTGCCAGATATGGCACAGTCTTTTGGAACTCTTGAATTTGCAGGCGAAAGCGAGCCAGTCTTTGAAAGAGATAAAAATAATCGCAGGGTCTTAGTCAGACGAAGCTATAACCTTTATTCCGACGTACAGAAAGGCGAAAATGTTGTGGTAGAAATTCCCGTGCAGGCTGGCGAAAAGAAGTTCAAGTATGAGCAGAAAGTAAAACTTGTCAATCCGAAGTTATACGGCAGAGGTTACGCAATCGGGGATATGGGACATACCGATTATGTATTAGTTGCTGATGATATTGTAGCAGTTGAAGAAAAGTAA
- a CDS encoding antirestriction protein ArdA has protein sequence MIDDMAVYIANLGKYNEGYLVGAWFTFPIDEEDVKEKIGLNEQYEEYAIHDTDNFPIAIGEYVSIEELNEMYEMIEELPDYIVECLDEFISHYGTLEEVVEHKDDIYYYPDCETMTDIAYYYIDELQALGDIPPSLQNYIDYEAYGRDLDMGGCFIETSRGMCEIPY, from the coding sequence ATGATTGATGATATGGCGGTTTACATTGCTAATCTTGGCAAATACAATGAGGGCTATTTAGTCGGTGCTTGGTTCACATTTCCTATTGACGAGGAAGATGTAAAAGAAAAAATCGGCTTGAATGAACAGTATGAGGAATACGCTATCCATGATACCGACAACTTCCCCATTGCGATTGGCGAGTATGTTTCCATTGAAGAACTCAATGAGATGTATGAAATGATAGAGGAACTTCCCGACTATATTGTAGAGTGTCTGGACGAATTTATCAGTCACTATGGGACGCTGGAAGAAGTTGTGGAACACAAGGACGATATTTATTATTATCCCGACTGTGAAACCATGACAGATATTGCCTACTACTACATAGACGAATTGCAGGCACTAGGGGATATTCCACCCAGCTTACAGAACTACATTGACTATGAAGCCTACGGGCGAGATTTGGATATGGGCGGTTGCTTTATTGAAACAAGCCGAGGTATGTGCGAGATACCATACTAA
- a CDS encoding helix-turn-helix domain-containing protein: MYQINNEKFGQFLAEVRKEKQMTQKDLADKLFVSDKTVSKWERGNSMPNVTLLIPIADILGITVTELLQGEKLKENKTLNSDVVETLVVNSLDLSLRDTIHQRKKNWIFAFLISIGVVVIEAILLTVSGISIEQMGDSLYISLLMLLFASWLCIFAKELLPTYYDTNKVNFVSQGIFRIHMAGLSFNNANWGYVLTVFRVFTLGTAILYPIICYISFLVGGISLWNTVKYPAIIILLIGMLVTTYIVGKKHE, encoded by the coding sequence ATGTATCAAATCAACAATGAAAAATTTGGACAATTTTTAGCCGAAGTGCGAAAAGAAAAACAAATGACACAAAAGGACTTAGCAGATAAGTTGTTTGTGTCGGATAAAACAGTTAGTAAATGGGAACGTGGAAACAGTATGCCAAATGTTACATTACTTATCCCTATTGCTGATATACTTGGTATTACAGTAACAGAACTTTTACAAGGAGAAAAATTAAAAGAGAACAAGACATTAAATAGTGATGTGGTAGAAACTCTTGTTGTAAACTCGTTAGACTTGTCGTTGCGTGATACAATTCATCAACGAAAAAAGAACTGGATATTTGCATTTCTTATCTCAATCGGTGTGGTAGTTATAGAGGCAATATTATTAACTGTTTCTGGAATTTCCATAGAACAAATGGGAGATAGTTTGTATATATCTTTGTTAATGCTTTTGTTTGCAAGTTGGCTTTGCATTTTTGCGAAAGAATTATTACCGACATATTATGATACAAATAAAGTTAATTTTGTATCACAAGGAATTTTCAGAATACACATGGCAGGGCTATCTTTTAATAATGCAAACTGGGGATATGTATTAACAGTATTTAGAGTATTTACATTAGGAACTGCTATTCTATATCCTATTATTTGCTATATCAGTTTTTTAGTTGGTGGCATTTCATTATGGAATACTGTAAAATATCCAGCTATAATTATTTTGCTGATAGGAATGTTAGTAACAACCTATATTGTTGGGAAAAAACACGAATAA
- a CDS encoding antirestriction protein ArdA codes for MQETRVLVETRGTTGEETISYWFELPIDVAEFEEKLGVGAESGDYRIIEKVLPYADEVHEHTSVYQLNELDFMYRQLSSDMQEEYVSLLTVFENLEALYICRNVITVYPNCKSMIDVAKQKLMNDPTFKHLSEDCQAYYFDFEAYASHLQEHGKFLVTEHGIFELPE; via the coding sequence ATGCAGGAAACAAGGGTGCTGGTGGAAACGAGAGGAACAACTGGCGAAGAAACAATATCATACTGGTTTGAACTGCCGATAGATGTTGCCGAGTTTGAAGAAAAGTTAGGTGTCGGTGCAGAAAGTGGGGATTACCGTATTATCGAAAAGGTGTTGCCTTATGCTGATGAAGTCCACGAACATACAAGCGTGTACCAGCTCAACGAATTAGATTTTATGTACCGCCAGCTTTCAAGTGATATGCAGGAAGAATATGTATCACTACTTACGGTGTTTGAAAATTTAGAAGCACTTTATATTTGCAGGAATGTGATTACGGTTTATCCCAACTGCAAAAGCATGATAGATGTTGCAAAGCAAAAGCTGATGAACGACCCGACGTTCAAACATTTATCCGAGGACTGTCAAGCCTACTATTTTGACTTTGAAGCCTATGCTTCTCACTTGCAGGAACACGGGAAATTTTTAGTAACAGAACACGGTATCTTTGAACTGCCAGAGTAG
- a CDS encoding response regulator, protein MSDEGANLTVAEDGLQAVRMFQEKPEGYFDAILMDIMMPVMDGITATKTIRSLKHPDAETIPIIAMTAN, encoded by the coding sequence TTGTCTGATGAAGGTGCAAATCTGACAGTTGCAGAAGATGGACTGCAGGCGGTCAGAATGTTCCAGGAGAAACCGGAAGGTTATTTTGACGCAATTCTGATGGATATCATGATGCCTGTAATGGATGGGATTACTGCGACAAAAACAATCCGGTCACTGAAACATCCAGATGCTGAGACGATCCCGATTATTGCCATGACAGCAAATTAG
- a CDS encoding conjugal transfer protein, with translation MKKIKSYTGIWNVEKVLYAINDFNLPFPVTFTQITWFVITEFIIILFGDIPPLSMIEGAFLKYFGIPVALTWFMSQKTFDGKKPYSFLKSQITYALRPKITYAGKAVKLHKQILNETITAVRSVNYVPDKIY, from the coding sequence TTGAAAAAGATTAAATCTTATACGGGTATCTGGAACGTGGAAAAAGTCTTGTATGCAATCAATGATTTTAACTTACCCTTTCCCGTTACTTTTACACAGATTACATGGTTTGTGATTACGGAATTTATCATCATTCTGTTTGGGGATATTCCTCCACTTTCCATGATTGAGGGAGCATTTCTCAAATACTTCGGTATTCCTGTTGCTCTCACTTGGTTTATGTCGCAGAAAACCTTTGACGGAAAGAAGCCGTACAGCTTTTTGAAATCACAGATAACCTATGCCCTGCGACCAAAAATCACTTATGCAGGAAAAGCCGTAAAACTGCATAAGCAGATACTCAATGAAACAATCACGGCAGTAAGGAGTGTGAACTATGTTCCCGATAAAATATATTGA
- a CDS encoding YdcP family protein produces the protein MRLSNGFVIDKEKTFGELKFTAVRDVFLQNEDGTPSIQLKKRIYDLKCSLHGGIIPVSVPPEVPLREFPYNAVVELVNPVADTVSRKTYTGADVDWYVKAEDIILKNKGNQNAGSPQNPTPQGQQKK, from the coding sequence ATGAGATTATCAAACGGTTTTGTTATTGACAAAGAGAAAACATTTGGAGAATTAAAATTTACAGCGGTGCGTGATGTGTTCTTACAGAATGAGGACGGGACACCGAGTATCCAGCTTAAAAAGCGTATCTATGATTTGAAATGCAGTCTGCATGGTGGAATTATCCCCGTGTCCGTACCGCCAGAAGTACCGTTAAGGGAATTTCCGTACAATGCAGTTGTGGAGCTTGTCAATCCAGTAGCCGATACGGTATCAAGAAAGACCTATACGGGTGCAGATGTGGACTGGTATGTAAAGGCAGAGGATATTATATTGAAGAATAAAGGCAACCAGAACGCAGGCAGTCCACAGAACCCTACACCGCAGGGACAACAGAAAAAATAG
- a CDS encoding VanZ family protein, translated as MLSTIYALLCIIVPCSLYQLIICKRQNKKQENKAIHFVWVYIFLLYIYLTFSVAGIGSIWDIGHYDTIIRLEEINLLPFQSEGIMTYVLNIIMFLPLGFLIPLIWKRYRNPLKIFMIGFGFSLSIELCQLFNRRNTDIDDLMMNTLGAVIGYFIWKLTKRLFKNINHKSISLSKLEPIVYLTLAVLGEFLLFNWRIFL; from the coding sequence ATGTTATCTACAATTTATGCTTTGCTATGTATTATAGTTCCTTGTTCCTTATACCAGCTTATCATTTGCAAGCGTCAAAACAAAAAACAAGAAAACAAAGCAATTCATTTTGTATGGGTATATATTTTTCTGTTATATATCTACTTGACGTTCTCTGTTGCAGGTATAGGTAGTATTTGGGATATTGGACATTATGATACGATTATAAGATTAGAGGAAATCAATTTATTACCGTTTCAGTCTGAGGGGATAATGACTTATGTTTTAAATATTATAATGTTTTTACCTCTGGGCTTTTTAATTCCTTTAATTTGGAAACGATACAGAAATCCTCTGAAAATTTTTATGATAGGCTTCGGTTTTTCATTATCCATTGAACTTTGCCAGTTATTCAATCGGAGAAATACAGATATTGATGATTTAATGATGAATACGCTAGGGGCAGTTATTGGATATTTTATTTGGAAATTGACAAAAAGGTTATTTAAAAATATTAACCATAAATCTATTTCTCTTTCTAAACTAGAACCTATTGTATATTTAACTCTTGCAGTTTTAGGAGAATTTCTATTATTCAACTGGAGAATTTTTCTCTAG
- a CDS encoding FtsK/SpoIIIE domain-containing protein — protein MRKIWNKGHRIRASDKHLVYHFSIGTLLFIFVAVLLLLNIKQLMRTDWEHFSLLENGLTLSPYNFITILIATGVCALVVFLYYRFCYDSFKKLLHRQKLARMILENKWYETDTIQDSVFFTDLQSRSREKIVWFPKIYYQMEKGLLHIRCEITLGKYQDQLLRLEDKLESGLYCELTDKTLHDGYIEYTLLYDMIANRITIDEVRAENGCLRLMKNLVWEYDALPHALIAGGTGGGKTYFLLTLIEALLHTNAVLYILDPKNADLADLGTVMGNVYHTKEEMIDCVNAFYEGMVQRSEEMKRHPNYKTGENYAYLGLPPCFLIFDEYVAFFEMLGTKESVSLLSQLKKIVMLGRQAGYFLIVACQRPDAKYFSDGIRDNFNFRVGLGRISELGYGMLFGSDVKKQFFQKRIKGRGYCDVGTSVISEFYTPLVPKGHDFLQTIGSLARARQDGTATCEAKGDGTD, from the coding sequence ATGCGTAAGATTTGGAACAAAGGACACCGTATCAGAGCCAGCGACAAGCACCTTGTCTACCATTTTTCCATAGGAACGCTTCTGTTTATATTCGTGGCGGTTCTTCTGCTACTGAATATAAAACAGCTCATGCGTACCGATTGGGAGCATTTCAGCTTGTTAGAAAACGGCTTGACGCTCTCCCCTTACAACTTCATAACCATACTGATAGCGACTGGTGTTTGTGCATTGGTCGTTTTTCTGTATTACCGATTCTGTTACGACAGTTTCAAGAAGCTCCTGCACCGTCAAAAGCTGGCAAGAATGATACTGGAAAATAAGTGGTATGAAACCGATACCATACAAGACAGCGTTTTTTTTACTGACCTGCAAAGCAGATCAAGGGAAAAAATCGTCTGGTTTCCAAAGATTTATTATCAAATGGAAAAGGGACTGCTTCATATCCGATGTGAAATCACATTAGGAAAATATCAAGACCAGCTTTTACGGTTAGAGGATAAATTGGAAAGTGGCTTGTATTGTGAGCTGACCGACAAGACCCTGCATGACGGCTATATCGAATATACCCTGCTTTATGATATGATAGCGAACCGCATTACCATTGATGAAGTACGGGCAGAAAACGGCTGTCTTAGACTGATGAAAAATCTTGTCTGGGAATATGACGCACTCCCTCATGCTCTGATTGCTGGTGGGACTGGTGGCGGTAAAACCTATTTTCTGCTGACGCTCATTGAAGCCTTACTGCATACTAACGCTGTCCTTTATATCTTAGACCCGAAGAACGCTGACCTTGCAGACTTAGGGACAGTTATGGGAAATGTGTATCACACCAAAGAAGAAATGATAGATTGCGTCAATGCCTTTTATGAGGGCATGGTACAGCGAAGTGAGGAAATGAAGCGACACCCGAACTATAAAACGGGCGAAAACTACGCCTATCTGGGACTTCCACCCTGCTTTCTTATCTTTGATGAATATGTGGCATTTTTTGAAATGCTGGGGACGAAAGAAAGCGTGAGCTTACTTAGCCAGTTAAAGAAAATCGTTATGTTAGGACGACAAGCAGGTTATTTCCTTATCGTTGCCTGCCAGCGTCCAGACGCAAAGTATTTTAGCGACGGTATCAGAGATAACTTCAATTTCCGTGTGGGGTTGGGGCGTATCAGCGAATTAGGTTACGGTATGCTGTTTGGTTCAGATGTGAAAAAGCAGTTTTTCCAGAAGCGTATCAAGGGGCGTGGCTATTGTGATGTGGGAACAAGCGTGATAAGCGAATTTTACACGCCTTTAGTCCCGAAAGGACATGATTTTTTGCAGACTATCGGCTCTCTTGCACGAGCAAGGCAGGACGGGACGGCGACGTGCGAAGCGAAAGGCGACGGCACGGACTAG
- a CDS encoding YdcP family protein, producing MRLSNGFVIDKEKTFGELKFTAVRDVFLQNEDGTPSTQLKKRIYDLKCSLHGGIIPVSIPPEVPLREFPYNAVVELVNPVADTVSRKTYTGADVDWYVKAEDIVLKNKGNQNAGSPQNHTPQGQPKK from the coding sequence ATGAGATTATCAAACGGATTTGTTATTGACAAAGAGAAAACATTTGGAGAATTAAAATTTACAGCAGTGCGTGATGTGTTCTTACAGAATGAGGACGGGACACCGAGTACCCAGCTTAAAAAGCGTATCTATGATTTGAAGTGTAGTCTGCATGGTGGAATTATCCCCGTGTCTATACCGCCAGAAGTACCGTTAAGGGAATTTCCGTACAATGCAGTTGTGGAGCTTGTCAATCCCGTAGCCGATACGGTATCACGAAAGACCTATACGGGTGCAGATGTGGACTGGTATGTAAAGGCAGAGGATATTGTATTGAAGAATAAAGGAAACCAGAACGCAGGAAGTCCACAGAACCATACACCGCAGGGACAGCCGAAAAAATAA
- a CDS encoding YdcP family protein produces the protein MEMKYVVPDMAQSFGTLEFAGESEPVFERDKNNRRVLARRSYNLYSDVQKGENVVVEIPVQAGEKKFKYEQKVKLVNPKLYGRGYAIGDMGHTDYVLVADDIVAVEEK, from the coding sequence ATGGAAATGAAATATGTCGTGCCAGATATGGCACAGTCTTTTGGAACTCTTGAATTTGCAGGCGAAAGCGAGCCAGTCTTTGAAAGAGATAAAAATAATCGCAGGGTCTTAGCCAGACGAAGCTATAACCTTTATTCCGACGTACAGAAAGGCGAAAATGTTGTGGTAGAAATTCCCGTGCAGGCTGGCGAAAAGAAGTTCAAGTATGAGCAGAAAGTAAAACTTGTCAATCCGAAGTTATACGGCAGAGGTTACGCAATCGGGGATATGGGACATACCGATTATGTATTAGTTGCTGATGATATTGTAGCAGTTGAAGAAAAGTAA
- a CDS encoding response regulator has translation MAEDNELNAEIAEFMLMENGAEVETVKNGLEAVQHFEACESGTYDVILMDVMMPVMDGLTATKTIRSLERQDAKTIPIIAMTANAFREDAEKCMEAGMNAHLSKPIVIEEVIKTILRYVHND, from the coding sequence TTGGCTGAAGATAATGAGCTGAATGCGGAAATAGCAGAATTTATGCTGATGGAAAATGGGGCTGAAGTAGAAACAGTGAAAAATGGGTTAGAAGCTGTTCAGCACTTTGAAGCCTGCGAATCAGGAACATACGATGTTATTTTAATGGATGTCATGATGCCGGTGATGGATGGGCTTACTGCCACAAAAACAATAAGATCCCTGGAACGGCAGGATGCAAAAACAATCCCTATCATTGCTATGACTGCAAATGCGTTTAGGGAAGATGCTGAAAAGTGTATGGAAGCAGGAATGAATGCACATTTGTCAAAGCCGATTGTGATTGAGGAAGTTATAAAAACGATTTTAAGGTATGTTCATAATGATTAG